One segment of Paenibacillus rhizovicinus DNA contains the following:
- a CDS encoding paeninodin family lasso peptide: MMQHQTKKEWTTPLLEVLDVKLTMGGGGGGGSHGGGGGSGGGHSGGGGHPGGGHGGGDDHGGGDDHGHGHGHS, encoded by the coding sequence ATGATGCAACATCAGACGAAGAAGGAATGGACCACACCGCTGTTGGAAGTGCTGGACGTTAAATTGACTATGGGCGGCGGCGGAGGCGGTGGCAGCCACGGCGGCGGAGGTGGCAGTGGCGGTGGCCACTCCGGCGGCGGAGGTCACCCCGGCGGAGGTCACGGCGGTGGCGACGATCACGGTGGTGGCGACGACCATGGCCACGGCCACGGCCATTCATAG
- a CDS encoding lasso peptide biosynthesis B2 protein has product MAGLAIRKSLRRFWSWDQETRLLLIESVLYLGWARILKSLPFRWVSPSLGRWMAETTYGEDDADLACITQISRMLHLASRYTWWESACMVRAIAAMKMLERRKIGSTLYLGAAKDESGTMIAHAWLRSGSFMVTGGEEREGFAVVAIFGKWIQFVSQMPRERR; this is encoded by the coding sequence ATGGCGGGACTTGCGATTCGAAAATCATTGCGGCGATTCTGGTCGTGGGATCAAGAGACGCGTCTGCTGCTTATCGAATCTGTGCTGTATTTAGGCTGGGCGCGTATTTTGAAGTCGCTGCCATTTCGCTGGGTCTCTCCATCGTTAGGCCGGTGGATGGCTGAAACGACATACGGCGAGGATGATGCGGATCTGGCGTGCATTACTCAAATATCCCGTATGCTGCATCTAGCAAGCCGGTATACCTGGTGGGAGAGCGCCTGTATGGTGCGAGCAATCGCGGCCATGAAGATGCTGGAACGACGGAAGATTGGAAGCACGCTGTATCTCGGCGCCGCTAAAGATGAATCCGGCACGATGATTGCGCATGCATGGCTTCGCAGCGGTTCGTTCATGGTCACCGGCGGGGAAGAGAGGGAAGGCTTCGCAGTCGTTGCCATCTTCGGAAAATGGATACAATTCGTATCGCAAATGCCTCGCGAAAGGAGGTGA
- a CDS encoding lasso peptide biosynthesis PqqD family chaperone → MDMSAERFHVKDRIVRSNELLASDMNGEKVLMSVKNGKYYNLGTIGGRIWELIERPASMERIVETLLEEFSVDESACLAQVTAFMTHLHRESLVQRFDVDSE, encoded by the coding sequence ATGGATATGTCTGCAGAACGGTTTCATGTCAAAGACCGCATTGTCCGGTCCAATGAGTTGCTCGCAAGCGATATGAACGGCGAGAAGGTTCTGATGAGCGTGAAGAACGGGAAGTACTACAATCTCGGAACGATCGGCGGCCGGATCTGGGAGCTTATCGAGCGGCCCGCATCAATGGAGCGCATCGTCGAAACGCTGCTTGAGGAGTTCAGTGTCGACGAATCCGCTTGCCTTGCGCAGGTTACGGCATTCATGACTCATCTGCATCGCGAGTCGTTAGTTCAGCGGTTTGATGTGGATTCGGAATAG
- a CDS encoding nucleotidyltransferase domain-containing protein yields MLISSDLDLSPFPNELHFILWLLREEDHAAQDALMIEILLEELDWYLFLALAKHHRVIPTIYAKLCRLDRGLIPDDIHRKLKDDYQFNTFKMLHLCGEMERVCRAFEDHEVRALMLKGPILAEALYGDLSLRTSKDLDILVAFEQLEQAEEVLLSLGYESDMKPVLNNMKRKTHHISYSHPDHRVQVEVHWQMRPNSTTEPSFDALWTRRRVSERASGPVNFLGEDDLLFHLVIHGARHGWFRLRWLTDIDRMVRQGVNWSSALPIMNNYRAYELCSQALILVSKLFHTPITGDAIPFMSDKRGRRLAQTAVYIINSIADASVSATSGDVHKRFRRYMLSIMTPRERWNYAIAYLYPSSQDAEVLPLPVKWHALYFPLRPFLWFWRRIHWNQ; encoded by the coding sequence ATGCTTATATCATCCGACCTCGATTTGAGTCCTTTCCCGAATGAACTGCATTTCATTCTATGGCTGCTCCGGGAAGAAGATCATGCAGCTCAGGATGCTCTCATGATAGAGATTCTGCTTGAGGAGCTGGACTGGTACCTGTTTCTCGCCTTGGCGAAGCATCATCGTGTGATCCCGACGATTTATGCCAAGCTGTGCAGACTCGACAGAGGGCTGATCCCGGATGATATTCATAGAAAGTTAAAGGACGACTATCAATTCAATACATTCAAGATGCTTCATTTATGCGGAGAGATGGAACGGGTATGTCGCGCTTTCGAAGATCATGAAGTACGCGCCCTCATGTTGAAGGGGCCTATTCTTGCTGAGGCGCTGTATGGCGACCTCTCTTTGCGAACGTCCAAGGATTTGGATATTCTCGTCGCCTTCGAGCAGCTCGAGCAAGCGGAAGAGGTTCTTCTTTCATTGGGCTATGAGTCGGATATGAAGCCGGTTCTAAACAATATGAAGCGGAAGACGCATCACATCTCCTATTCGCACCCGGATCATCGCGTACAGGTTGAAGTGCATTGGCAGATGCGGCCAAACTCAACAACCGAGCCTTCATTCGATGCATTATGGACGCGTCGGCGAGTATCGGAACGGGCGAGCGGTCCCGTCAACTTCCTTGGCGAAGATGATTTATTGTTTCATTTGGTTATACATGGAGCAAGGCATGGATGGTTTCGCTTGCGTTGGCTAACCGATATCGATCGGATGGTCCGTCAAGGCGTAAATTGGAGCAGCGCTCTGCCCATCATGAACAACTATCGCGCATACGAACTGTGCAGCCAGGCGCTTATTCTTGTCTCGAAGTTATTTCATACGCCGATTACAGGGGACGCAATACCATTCATGTCCGATAAGAGAGGCCGGCGCCTTGCGCAAACGGCGGTCTACATTATTAACAGTATTGCCGACGCAAGCGTTAGCGCTACGAGCGGCGACGTGCATAAGCGCTTCAGGCGGTACATGTTGTCGATCATGACGCCGCGCGAAAGATGGAATTATGCTATCGCGTACCTTTATCCAAGCTCCCAGGATGCTGAAGTGCTGCCATTGCCCGTTAAATGGCATGCGTTATATTTTCCGCTCCGTCCTTTTCTGTGGTTTTGGAGGCGCATTCATTGGAATCAATAA
- a CDS encoding VanZ family protein, with product MRQYVMIIALVVWIAFIFMLSSQPYKDQDIQPELHRTVTAQTAEKILPNVNFIYHHTHYSSQRDPFQLLEFLFRKSAHLFIYAVLVVIGFKTAGKKMRQSGTVALSMLFITIVASLDELNQRRIPGRTSNPQDIIVDFIGGCIGIGIYLTVTYGYQRYKTSTPSIK from the coding sequence GTGAGACAGTATGTAATGATTATTGCCTTGGTTGTTTGGATTGCGTTCATTTTCATGCTTTCCTCCCAGCCGTATAAGGATCAGGATATCCAACCGGAGCTGCATCGAACGGTAACGGCCCAGACGGCAGAGAAGATCCTACCGAACGTCAATTTCATTTACCATCATACGCATTATTCCTCGCAGCGAGATCCGTTTCAATTGCTTGAATTTCTATTTCGCAAAAGCGCTCATTTGTTTATCTATGCCGTTCTTGTTGTCATAGGCTTCAAGACTGCCGGTAAAAAAATGCGTCAAAGCGGGACAGTCGCGTTATCTATGCTGTTCATCACGATCGTCGCTTCGCTTGACGAGCTTAACCAGCGGCGAATACCAGGTCGGACTTCAAACCCGCAGGATATTATCGTGGATTTCATCGGCGGTTGTATCGGCATCGGGATCTATCTCACGGTCACATACGGCTATCAGAGGTATAAAACAAGCACGCCATCCATAAAGTGA
- a CDS encoding LCP family glycopolymer transferase: MKKPWKRILIWVSAGLGMILIVAGGLVYFLYHSAEQTADKMYEDIKTKPVYVSKDTEVKKPSATPIKMKNLDPFTVLVLGVDQRQNDRGRSDTMIVLTVNPALHSILMFNIPRDTRTDIIGHGTVDKINHAYAFGGVEMSIQTVENFLDYPIDYYAKVNMEGFARIVDLLGGVEVDNPFAFDYEGRTFAEGHLVLNGTDALKYSRMRYDDPRGDFGRNTRQRDILQEVMNHALNVSNLTHLNSLLGQLGDSVKTNITFDEMKEFLTDYRPQIKTMETVEIKGQGKIINKIWYYLVDDKERNRIHNMIKSHLQGGSTVSGK; this comes from the coding sequence ATGAAGAAGCCATGGAAGCGTATCTTGATATGGGTAAGTGCAGGGCTTGGTATGATATTAATCGTTGCTGGAGGATTAGTATATTTCTTATATCATTCGGCCGAACAAACGGCCGATAAAATGTATGAAGATATTAAGACCAAGCCCGTATATGTGAGCAAAGATACGGAAGTGAAGAAGCCGTCGGCGACGCCAATCAAGATGAAGAATCTAGATCCGTTCACGGTGCTTGTGCTAGGCGTCGATCAGCGTCAGAACGACCGCGGACGTTCCGACACGATGATCGTACTGACGGTTAATCCCGCCTTGCATTCGATCCTCATGTTTAACATTCCGCGCGATACGAGAACCGATATCATCGGCCATGGTACAGTGGACAAAATCAATCATGCGTATGCGTTCGGCGGCGTTGAGATGTCCATTCAAACGGTAGAGAACTTCCTCGACTACCCGATTGATTACTATGCGAAAGTGAATATGGAAGGCTTCGCGCGAATCGTCGACTTGCTTGGCGGCGTTGAGGTTGATAATCCGTTTGCATTCGATTACGAAGGCCGTACATTTGCGGAAGGGCATCTCGTCTTGAATGGAACCGACGCGTTGAAATACTCGCGCATGCGCTATGACGACCCAAGAGGCGACTTCGGCCGCAATACGAGGCAGCGCGACATTCTTCAAGAAGTGATGAATCATGCGCTCAATGTGTCGAATCTGACGCATCTGAATTCACTGCTTGGCCAGTTGGGAGACAGCGTGAAGACGAATATTACGTTTGATGAAATGAAGGAATTTCTCACCGATTATCGCCCGCAAATTAAAACGATGGAGACGGTCGAGATAAAGGGGCAAGGGAAAATCATTAATAAAATCTGGTATTACCTGGTTGACGATAAAGAGCGAAACCGAATTCACAATATGATTAAATCCCATCTTCAGGGAGGTTCTACGGTTTCCGGGAAGTGA
- a CDS encoding sugar phosphate nucleotidyltransferase has protein sequence MKLILLSGGSGSRLWPLSNDARSKQFLKVLENENQQFISMVQQVWGQLMQSNLSKDSYIATSQAQVEMMQSQVGPEVRLIIEPERRDTFPAIALAAAYLYSMEGISLNETIAILPVDPYVENHFFDTIKSLEAIIHHSEADLALIGVEPNYPSSKYGYIIPETGTHGSKQPYKRVSSFREKPSEAQAAELLTKQALWNCGVFAFKLGYLISLLEQLNLPIQYEELNKQYQVMPKISFDYQVVERAENIVVVPYSGYWKDLGTWNTLTEEMRNKQIGQGTISEDCINTHLINEIDVPVSIIGLSDVVVAASPDGILVSSKSASTRIKDYIKYNQAPKFEERKWGWVKILDDQVYEDNRCVTTKRVGIRAEENLSYRMHTYRDEVWTIVKGEGEFIQNGNYMKVKAGNILHIPTKTLHTLRANSDIEMIVVQSGIRSEENSLVELYHTWREISEICTKAL, from the coding sequence GTGAAACTCATCTTATTGTCCGGCGGGTCCGGATCCAGATTATGGCCGTTGTCTAACGATGCGCGATCGAAGCAGTTTCTGAAAGTGTTGGAGAACGAGAATCAACAATTCATTTCCATGGTGCAGCAGGTGTGGGGACAGCTGATGCAAAGTAACTTGAGCAAAGACAGCTACATTGCCACCAGTCAGGCACAAGTAGAAATGATGCAAAGCCAGGTAGGTCCTGAGGTAAGGCTCATTATTGAACCGGAACGAAGAGATACGTTCCCTGCCATTGCCCTGGCTGCAGCGTATCTGTATTCCATGGAAGGAATCAGTTTAAACGAAACCATTGCCATTCTGCCTGTTGATCCCTATGTGGAAAATCATTTTTTCGATACTATTAAGAGCCTTGAAGCGATCATACATCATTCCGAAGCGGACTTGGCGCTGATCGGCGTGGAACCGAATTACCCTTCTTCGAAGTATGGATATATCATTCCGGAGACAGGTACGCACGGCAGTAAACAGCCATATAAGCGTGTCAGCTCGTTCCGCGAGAAGCCGTCTGAAGCGCAAGCTGCGGAATTGCTAACAAAGCAGGCGCTCTGGAACTGCGGTGTGTTTGCCTTCAAGCTCGGTTATCTGATTTCCTTGCTGGAACAGCTCAATTTGCCTATACAGTATGAAGAGCTGAATAAGCAATATCAGGTTATGCCGAAGATCAGTTTTGATTACCAGGTTGTTGAACGGGCAGAGAATATTGTCGTTGTTCCTTATTCGGGGTATTGGAAGGATCTTGGGACCTGGAATACGTTGACCGAGGAAATGAGGAACAAACAAATCGGTCAGGGAACGATCAGCGAGGATTGCATCAATACGCATTTAATTAATGAAATCGATGTGCCGGTGTCCATAATTGGGCTGTCGGACGTCGTAGTAGCAGCCAGCCCGGACGGAATTCTCGTTTCAAGCAAGAGCGCGAGCACGCGAATCAAGGACTATATTAAATACAATCAAGCGCCTAAATTCGAGGAGAGAAAATGGGGCTGGGTCAAAATACTCGATGATCAGGTTTACGAGGACAATCGCTGCGTTACGACCAAGCGCGTCGGTATCCGGGCAGAAGAAAACCTAAGCTATCGCATGCATACATACAGGGATGAAGTATGGACGATTGTGAAGGGCGAAGGCGAGTTTATTCAGAACGGTAATTATATGAAAGTGAAGGCTGGCAATATCCTTCATATTCCAACGAAAACGCTGCATACGCTAAGAGCCAATTCAGACATTGAAATGATTGTTGTTCAAAGTGGTATTCGTTCCGAGGAGAACAGTCTTGTTGAGCTCTATCATACCTGGAGAGAGATTTCCGAGATCTGTACGAAGGCACTGTGA
- a CDS encoding NAD-dependent epimerase: MSYNIPETSKTYLVTGAAGFIGFHLSKQLLEQGCNVIGIDNINDYYDVHLKYARLEVLKPFTSFSFVKGDIADQAGLMALFETHKPNVVIHLAAQAGVRYSIENPDAYIQSNIVGTHNVLEACRHHPVEHLLYASSSSVYGTNEKVPFEESDRVDHPVSLYAATKKSNELMAHTYSHLYQIPATGLRFFTVYGPLGRPDMAYFGFTQSYFAGRPIRIFNNGNFEQDLYRDFTYIDDIVEGIERLLHRPPAAEEKAPHRVYNIGNSHPEKLMVFIETLERCLSQSLGREVCIEKIFEPMKPGDVPATYASTSLLEEAVGFKPKTSIEEGLQRFTDWYCDYYRLN; this comes from the coding sequence ATGAGCTACAATATTCCTGAGACGAGCAAAACTTATCTGGTCACAGGTGCAGCCGGGTTCATTGGATTCCATCTATCCAAGCAGCTCCTCGAACAAGGCTGCAATGTCATTGGCATTGATAATATCAACGATTACTATGACGTCCATCTGAAATACGCGCGCCTGGAAGTACTGAAGCCCTTTACATCGTTTTCCTTCGTGAAAGGCGATATTGCGGACCAGGCGGGTCTGATGGCGTTATTTGAAACCCATAAGCCTAATGTTGTTATCCATCTGGCGGCGCAAGCGGGCGTAAGATATTCGATCGAGAATCCGGATGCATATATCCAGAGCAATATTGTCGGAACGCATAATGTGCTCGAAGCCTGCAGGCATCATCCAGTCGAGCATCTGCTATATGCTTCCTCCAGTTCTGTCTATGGCACCAACGAGAAGGTTCCCTTCGAGGAATCGGACAGAGTCGATCATCCGGTTTCGTTGTATGCCGCCACCAAGAAATCAAATGAATTAATGGCGCATACGTACAGTCATCTGTATCAAATTCCGGCTACCGGCCTGCGGTTCTTTACGGTATACGGCCCGCTGGGTCGTCCCGATATGGCTTATTTTGGATTTACGCAAAGTTATTTTGCCGGCAGGCCGATCAGAATTTTCAACAATGGCAATTTCGAGCAGGACCTCTATCGGGATTTCACCTACATTGATGATATTGTTGAAGGCATTGAGCGGCTTCTTCATCGTCCTCCGGCAGCGGAGGAGAAGGCTCCGCATCGTGTCTATAACATAGGAAACAGCCATCCGGAGAAATTGATGGTTTTCATTGAAACGTTAGAGAGATGCCTGAGCCAATCATTAGGCAGAGAGGTATGCATTGAGAAAATATTCGAACCGATGAAACCGGGCGACGTGCCTGCAACCTACGCTTCCACTTCCTTATTGGAAGAGGCTGTTGGCTTTAAGCCTAAAACTTCGATTGAAGAAGGACTTCAGAGATTTACCGATTGGTATTGCGATTATTATCGATTAAATTAA
- a CDS encoding UDP-glucose dehydrogenase family protein: protein MFKITVAGTGYVGLVAGVCFAEVGHQVTCVDIDDNKVALMKSGISPIYEAGLEELMQKNYEAGRINYTTDYQSAYREADAIFIGVGTPELPDGSANLSYIATVARQIAESVEKDCLVVVKSTVPVGTNDKVEQFIQDFLIHDVKVEVASNPEFLAQGSAVQDTLHAERIIIGTESKWAEEMLMQIYQPFHLPIVSVNRRSAEMIKYASNDFLALKISYMNDIANLCELVGADIQDVARGMSFDDRIGNKFLNAGIGYGGSCFPKDTKALAYIARQHGYELKTVKAAIDVNTEQKTLLFRKARKRLITFNGLKVAVLGLTFKPGTDDLREAASLENIPLLLEQGADIYAYDPVGATNFAKLYPVGKHGAGQLSYVDDIEQALQGANVCFVFTEWGEVKELSPETYQKLMRTPLVFDGRNIYNVALMQEAGVEYHSVGRQAGTRLAIKGGNNNELQYS from the coding sequence ATGTTCAAAATTACCGTAGCGGGAACCGGATATGTCGGCTTGGTTGCAGGCGTATGCTTTGCAGAAGTTGGACATCAAGTTACTTGCGTAGATATTGATGACAATAAGGTGGCCTTGATGAAGTCAGGCATCTCCCCGATCTATGAGGCGGGATTGGAAGAACTAATGCAGAAGAACTACGAAGCCGGACGGATTAATTATACGACCGACTATCAATCCGCCTATCGAGAAGCAGATGCGATCTTTATTGGGGTGGGAACGCCGGAGCTGCCGGACGGTTCGGCCAATCTGTCCTACATCGCGACAGTTGCCAGGCAGATTGCAGAGTCGGTGGAGAAGGATTGCTTGGTTGTGGTGAAGTCAACCGTTCCCGTAGGCACCAATGATAAGGTGGAGCAATTCATTCAGGACTTCCTCATCCACGATGTCAAAGTGGAAGTCGCCTCGAATCCGGAGTTTCTGGCGCAAGGCTCTGCCGTGCAGGATACGCTGCACGCGGAACGGATCATCATCGGAACAGAGAGCAAATGGGCTGAAGAGATGCTTATGCAGATCTATCAGCCTTTTCATTTGCCTATAGTATCGGTAAATCGCAGATCAGCCGAGATGATCAAGTATGCCTCCAATGATTTCCTCGCTCTTAAAATCTCCTATATGAATGATATTGCAAATCTCTGCGAGCTTGTAGGGGCCGACATCCAGGATGTTGCGAGAGGCATGAGCTTTGATGACCGGATCGGCAACAAGTTTTTGAATGCCGGCATTGGGTACGGCGGCTCTTGCTTCCCTAAAGATACGAAGGCATTGGCCTATATAGCTAGACAGCATGGGTATGAACTCAAGACGGTCAAGGCGGCTATCGATGTGAATACCGAGCAGAAGACGCTGTTATTCCGTAAAGCCCGCAAACGCTTGATCACCTTCAACGGGCTGAAGGTCGCCGTGCTTGGGCTGACCTTTAAACCTGGCACGGATGATTTGCGAGAAGCGGCTTCGCTAGAGAATATTCCGTTATTGCTGGAGCAAGGCGCGGATATTTATGCATACGATCCGGTAGGGGCAACTAACTTTGCCAAGCTGTATCCGGTTGGAAAGCATGGCGCAGGCCAGCTGAGCTACGTCGATGATATTGAGCAAGCTTTGCAAGGCGCCAATGTTTGCTTTGTATTCACGGAGTGGGGAGAAGTCAAGGAATTGTCTCCTGAAACCTATCAGAAGCTTATGCGTACGCCATTGGTGTTCGACGGGCGCAATATTTATAATGTCGCACTGATGCAGGAAGCAGGCGTGGAGTATCACTCGGTCGGCCGTCAAGCCGGGACGAGATTGGCCATCAAAGGGGGGAATAACAATGAGCTACAATATTCCTGA
- a CDS encoding oligosaccharide flippase family protein: MKAIKNYLYNLIYQILTILLPIVTIPYVSRTLGPDGLGSFALSNTYAQYFVLFGMIGLSIYSSREIAYVRDDESKLSKAFWEINFIRVITVGIAFILYMVLFGLILNSSNKIVYIMQSLVILSSLVDISWLFIGLEDFKRVIMKNIFVKLVGMVLIFCFVKHSSDVWLYALILGITQLVGQAIMWFEIPKSIIFIFPNTRNTVRHLKESIKMFLPQIAINIYTMLDKVILGAITNTAQVGLYDNSQRIIKLIITIVTTVATVTMPKMANFHKNKQYEEFQNYIYKSFSFVSFLAFPMTFGLIGVCKSFVPWFYGPGFEGIIPMFYIGSFLMITLGWSSILGIQVLLSIKREKQFTIAVSYGAAINIILNLILIKKFEGVGTTVSCVVAEFTGMFIMLFYLRDIINFRKLFKPVGKYFISSLVMCFPIWELSSYFNSTALNSFIIVLIGAILYLTMMIITRDAILIYALKLLKSRMRKSREAYGKQIDM; encoded by the coding sequence TTGAAAGCAATAAAAAACTATCTTTATAATTTGATTTATCAAATATTGACGATACTACTGCCGATTGTAACAATACCTTATGTATCAAGAACATTAGGTCCAGATGGTTTGGGAAGCTTCGCCTTATCAAATACTTACGCACAGTATTTCGTTCTTTTTGGAATGATAGGTCTTTCTATATATTCGAGTAGAGAAATTGCCTATGTAAGAGACGATGAAAGTAAGTTGAGCAAAGCTTTTTGGGAAATCAACTTTATTAGGGTAATCACTGTAGGGATAGCATTTATTCTTTATATGGTTTTATTCGGTCTCATTTTGAATTCAAGTAATAAAATAGTTTATATTATGCAGTCACTTGTGATTTTAAGCTCATTAGTGGATATTTCATGGTTGTTTATTGGATTAGAGGATTTCAAAAGAGTTATTATGAAAAATATTTTTGTGAAACTTGTTGGTATGGTTTTAATTTTTTGTTTTGTTAAGCATAGTTCTGATGTTTGGCTCTATGCATTAATATTAGGAATTACCCAACTAGTTGGGCAAGCAATAATGTGGTTTGAAATACCTAAATCAATAATATTTATATTCCCGAATACAAGAAACACGGTAAGGCATTTAAAAGAATCAATTAAGATGTTTTTGCCTCAGATAGCAATTAACATTTATACAATGTTGGATAAAGTTATCCTCGGGGCAATTACTAATACGGCCCAAGTAGGATTGTATGATAATTCCCAGAGAATTATAAAATTAATTATTACTATTGTAACCACTGTGGCAACTGTAACGATGCCGAAAATGGCAAATTTTCACAAGAACAAGCAATATGAAGAGTTCCAAAATTATATCTATAAGTCATTTTCATTTGTATCATTTTTAGCTTTTCCTATGACATTCGGTTTAATAGGCGTATGTAAATCTTTTGTCCCATGGTTCTACGGTCCAGGCTTTGAAGGGATCATTCCCATGTTTTATATTGGCTCTTTTTTAATGATTACATTAGGTTGGTCTAGTATTTTAGGTATTCAGGTTTTATTATCAATAAAAAGAGAAAAGCAATTTACAATTGCAGTATCATATGGGGCTGCAATTAATATTATATTGAACTTAATTTTAATAAAAAAATTTGAGGGGGTAGGGACAACAGTCTCGTGTGTTGTTGCCGAATTTACAGGAATGTTTATTATGTTATTCTATTTAAGAGATATAATTAATTTTAGGAAATTATTCAAACCTGTTGGTAAGTATTTCATCTCATCCCTAGTAATGTGTTTTCCGATCTGGGAATTATCATCATACTTTAATTCTACAGCCTTAAATAGTTTTATAATTGTGCTAATCGGTGCAATATTGTATTTAACCATGATGATTATAACAAGAGATGCGATATTGATATATGCTCTTAAATTACTTAAATCAAGAATGAGGAAGAGCCGCGAAGCATATGGGAAGCAAATAGACATGTAA
- a CDS encoding alpha-1,2-fucosyltransferase, protein MKVIHIESGLGNQMLSYCEYLAIKKANPEEDCYIENLIYSISQCNEVICQWNGYELEKIFGIKPRNIKEICTEEQWDEIIKSVTESEFWKKNWNYPVWITKAFQQSAIDLVNIRGDFEDPSSPKMFEGERNIKSMLRDTYLGNLLERFIYKSRSQQYINKKNEVNRLFIKSSENLFTGQRLAFKYRGNRIEEIDQEIRSTFVFPALEDEKNLEMERIINNCNAVAIHARRGDMLGYNAPLYKFGYFKRAVRYIKAKVDDPVFIFFCDPGSVEWCRENERVFGLNFSKDKVLFTDWNKGEESFRDMQLMSFCKHAIITNSSFGWWGAFLNDNPNKITCSPNITINTTHHF, encoded by the coding sequence ATGAAAGTTATTCACATCGAGTCCGGTTTAGGAAATCAGATGCTTAGTTATTGTGAATATTTAGCGATTAAAAAAGCGAATCCTGAAGAAGATTGTTACATAGAAAATCTTATTTACAGTATATCGCAATGTAATGAAGTTATATGTCAGTGGAATGGTTATGAATTGGAGAAGATATTTGGTATCAAACCGAGAAATATAAAAGAAATATGCACCGAAGAACAGTGGGATGAAATAATAAAAAGCGTGACTGAGAGTGAATTTTGGAAGAAAAATTGGAATTACCCAGTCTGGATTACTAAAGCATTTCAACAATCAGCAATTGATTTGGTGAATATAAGAGGGGATTTTGAGGATCCTAGTTCTCCAAAAATGTTTGAAGGAGAAAGAAATATTAAGTCTATGCTGCGGGACACATACCTCGGGAATTTATTAGAAAGATTTATTTATAAATCTCGAAGCCAACAATATATTAATAAGAAAAATGAAGTGAATCGGTTGTTTATTAAAAGCTCGGAAAACTTATTTACAGGTCAACGATTGGCTTTCAAGTATCGAGGAAATCGAATTGAGGAGATTGATCAGGAGATTAGGAGTACTTTTGTATTCCCAGCACTTGAAGATGAAAAAAATTTGGAAATGGAACGTATTATTAATAACTGTAATGCAGTAGCGATTCATGCAAGACGTGGGGATATGTTAGGATATAATGCTCCATTATACAAGTTTGGCTATTTTAAAAGAGCCGTTCGATACATTAAAGCAAAAGTTGATGATCCGGTGTTTATTTTCTTTTGCGACCCTGGAAGTGTTGAATGGTGTAGAGAAAACGAAAGAGTTTTTGGATTGAATTTCTCAAAAGACAAAGTCCTTTTTACTGATTGGAATAAAGGAGAAGAAAGTTTTCGGGATATGCAGCTTATGTCTTTCTGTAAACATGCGATTATTACCAATAGTTCATTTGGTTGGTGGGGAGCCTTTTTAAATGATAATCCAAATAAAATAACATGTTCGCCTAATATTACAATAAATACAACACATCATTTTTAG